In Ciconia boyciana chromosome 16, ASM3463844v1, whole genome shotgun sequence, one genomic interval encodes:
- the SUMO2 gene encoding small ubiquitin-related modifier 2 isoform X1, with the protein MADEKPKEGVKTENNDHINLKVAGQDGSVVQFKIKRHTPLSKLMKAYCERQGLSMRQIRFRFDGQPINETDTPAQLEMEDEDTIDVFQQQTGGVY; encoded by the exons ATGGCCGACGAGAAGCCCAAG GAAGGAGTGAAGACTGAAAACAATGACCACATTAATCTGAAGGTGGCAGGGCAAGATGGGTCTGTGGTGCAGTTTAAGATTAAGAGGCATACACCACTTAGTAAACTAATGAAAGCCTATTGTGAACGACAG GGGTTGTCAATGAGGCAAATCAGATTCCGGTTTGATGGGCAGCCAATTAATGAAACAGACACACCTGCACAG TTGGAAATGGAGGATGAAGATACAATTGATGTGTTCCAgcagcaaacaggaggagtttattaa
- the SUMO2 gene encoding small ubiquitin-related modifier 2 isoform X3, with amino-acid sequence MADEKPKEGVKTENNDHINLKVAGQDGSVVQFKIKRHTPLSKLMKAYCERQGLSMRQIRFRFDGQPINETDTPAQCCS; translated from the exons ATGGCCGACGAGAAGCCCAAG GAAGGAGTGAAGACTGAAAACAATGACCACATTAATCTGAAGGTGGCAGGGCAAGATGGGTCTGTGGTGCAGTTTAAGATTAAGAGGCATACACCACTTAGTAAACTAATGAAAGCCTATTGTGAACGACAG GGGTTGTCAATGAGGCAAATCAGATTCCGGTTTGATGGGCAGCCAATTAATGAAACAGACACACCTGCACAG TGCTGTAGCTGA
- the SUMO2 gene encoding small ubiquitin-related modifier 2 isoform X2, which translates to MADEKPKEGVKTENNDHINLKVAGQDGSVVQFKIKRHTPLSKLMKAYCERQGLSMRQIRFRFDGQPINETDTPAQLEMESKTSSVF; encoded by the exons ATGGCCGACGAGAAGCCCAAG GAAGGAGTGAAGACTGAAAACAATGACCACATTAATCTGAAGGTGGCAGGGCAAGATGGGTCTGTGGTGCAGTTTAAGATTAAGAGGCATACACCACTTAGTAAACTAATGAAAGCCTATTGTGAACGACAG GGGTTGTCAATGAGGCAAATCAGATTCCGGTTTGATGGGCAGCCAATTAATGAAACAGACACACCTGCACAG TTGGAAATGGAATCTAAAActtcttcagtgttttga